A genomic segment from Terriglobales bacterium encodes:
- the trxB gene encoding thioredoxin-disulfide reductase, translating into MDNVRNTVILGSGCSGLTAAIYAARANLKPLVLEGHEPGGQLSLTTLVENFPGFPEGIQGPELIENMKQQATRFGAEIQTGHVQKADLSRRPFVLTVGQQQIRTQTLIISSGASARWLGLPHEQQLIGHGVSSCATCDGFFFSGKEIVVVGGGDSAMEEALFLTRFATKVTIIHRRAGFRASKIMLDRARANPKIHFLTDTVVEDVYDVGKSEVTGLKLKNVESGKTWDFPTSALFLGIGHIPNAKMFAGQLETDQDGYLKTTNYVFTRVPGAFASGDVQDRRYRQAITAAGSGCMAAIEVEKFLEAEAH; encoded by the coding sequence GGCCTCACTGCCGCCATCTACGCCGCCCGCGCCAACCTGAAGCCCCTGGTGCTGGAGGGCCATGAGCCCGGCGGCCAACTCTCCCTCACCACCCTGGTGGAGAACTTCCCCGGCTTTCCCGAGGGCATCCAGGGGCCGGAGCTGATCGAGAACATGAAGCAGCAGGCCACGCGCTTCGGGGCGGAGATCCAGACCGGGCACGTGCAGAAGGCCGACCTCAGCCGCCGCCCCTTCGTGCTCACCGTGGGCCAGCAGCAGATCCGGACCCAGACCCTGATCATCTCCAGCGGGGCCTCGGCGCGCTGGCTGGGGCTGCCCCACGAGCAGCAGTTGATCGGCCACGGCGTCTCCTCCTGCGCCACCTGCGACGGCTTCTTCTTTTCGGGGAAGGAGATCGTGGTGGTGGGCGGCGGCGACTCCGCCATGGAAGAGGCGCTCTTCCTGACCCGCTTCGCCACCAAGGTGACCATCATCCACCGGCGCGCCGGCTTCCGCGCCTCCAAGATCATGCTGGACCGCGCCCGCGCCAACCCCAAGATCCACTTCCTCACCGACACCGTGGTCGAGGACGTCTACGACGTGGGCAAGAGCGAGGTCACCGGGCTCAAGCTCAAGAACGTGGAGAGCGGCAAGACCTGGGACTTTCCCACCAGCGCGCTCTTCCTGGGCATCGGGCACATCCCCAACGCCAAGATGTTCGCCGGGCAGCTCGAGACCGACCAGGACGGCTACCTGAAGACCACCAACTACGTCTTCACCAGGGTCCCCGGGGCCTTCGCCTCCGGCGACGTGCAGGACCGGCGCTACCGCCAGGCCATCACCGCCGCCGGCAGCGGCTGCATGGCCGCCATCGAGGTGGAGAAGTTCCTGGAGGCCGAGGCGCACTGA